GCCGGCGGCGCTATTGGTACTACTGTCGAAGCGCGACCCGCAGTTGATGCACCGCGCATTCGATCGCGTTGTCGACAATGGCCGCGTGCTGCGCACGGTCCTACAGATGATCCGCTCTGGTCAGTTCGAGCGGAAGAGTCTGTCGGCATCGCTGCAGCGTGCGTTCCAGCGTTGGTTGAACCGCGCCAGTGTTGAGAAGCTGCTATCGGCATCGATCGGCCATGACCCGAGCCTGCGCGACGTATTGCGATTGGCCCGGCCTACGCCGGTCGACAATGCGCGGCGTGCCTTGTTCGGCTGGCTGACCGATAAGCCTGTCGAGCAGTGGGCTCCGGCCACCGAGGCCGACCTGCCGCGCGAGGTCAGTGCACTGACTGCTTACCGCGCTGCGCAGACGGCCGATGAGCAGGTTGCAGCGCTGCGCGAATTCCGCGCTCGCTGGGACCTGTTGGCTGATGCCGCGCGCGGTCCGGCTGTGTGGAAGACGATCGCTCGACTGATGGGTCCGCAGGCGCTGCGGATGAACCTGAACACTCTGGTTCGTCATGGCGTCTTCACGGGTAAGGACGGCGATGCGCTTGTCGACTATGTTGCGGGTCGGTTGGCTGATGCGGACGACGTACGTCGCTCGCGGCAGTTCCCGTACCAGTTCCTGGCTGCCTACATGGCCGCCGGCGGTGACGTACCGCAGAAGATTAAGGCTGCTTTGCATAAGGCGGCCGAGATTGCCTGCGGCAACGTGCCGGAGCTGCCGGGACCTGTTGTGGTCGGTCTCGACGTGTCGGGTTCGATGCAGTCGGCGGTCACGGGTCACCGTGGTCGCGGCGCAACGAGCAAGATGCGTTGCGTCGACGTGGCGGCATTGTTCGCGGCGGCGATCCTGCGTCGCAACCCGGACAGCGTCGTTGTCCCGTTCGACGACCGCGTGCACGAGGCGCGGCTGGACCCGCAGGATACGATCCTGAGTCTGGCCGAGCGGCTGGCCCGTTACGGTGGCGGTGGCACGAATTGTGCGCTGCCGCTGGCATTCGCCAACCACGGAATGCGCGAACGGAAGTTCGCTGGCTGCGTGCTGGTCAGCGATCAGGAGAGTTGGATCGGCGTTGGCCGCCACGGCTCGACGGCCGTTATGGCCGAGTGGAATGAGTTTGTGAAGAACCAGGTCCGGCTGCATGGCCGGGACTTCGACGGTCCGCGACTGGTCTGCATTGATTTGCAGGCCTACACGACCACACAGGCCCCGGACCGCACTGACATCCTGAATGTCGGCGGCTTCAGTGACGCCGTGTTCCAGGTTGTGGCCGGGTTCTTCACGGCTGACTCTTTGCGGTTTATGACGGAAGTGGAATCGATCGAGTTGTAACGAGAAAGCCCTGGCGGTCGGATCACATCCAGCCGTCGGGGCTATATTGTTTTGGCGGTGCCTCGATATCTCGGCACAGAGAAACGCGCACCAAGGTCACGCCCTCCTTACGCAGTTGGACCGTTGTCTCGTCGGCTCATGACGATGCTGGTCCATGCCGTTAAAGGGGCCGTCATCCGTCTCGAATAACGGTGGTTTTCAGTCCGAGCAAACGATTGAGATAATGCGACCTAGCTGCCCATTTCCTGCAACCACACGCGCTCCACCATCACAACGGCCTCATCGAGCGGAGCCGCCTGCCCTTAGCTGTGGCGCGGAATTTTCGGCAGTTCCTTGTCCAGCAGTCTGGCGCGGTGGCCGTCGACGAGCGCCCCATCGCCCGCGACGATCACGAGCAAATGCCCACCCGCCGAAATCTCAATGATTGCGTCGTTGCTGGATACTATGATTCCTCGAGCGCAAGTTCTTTGCATATAGCCACTTGTTTGTTGTCGCAGGTCCGGCTCAAGGTCTACGATCCGCTCGCTC
This region of Pirellulales bacterium genomic DNA includes:
- a CDS encoding TROVE domain-containing protein translates to MANKSLFASPKSWLPRADARNEEFAPAYRLPPKHALAQIAATGCFNGAFYASAANQLDTLRALVAQVDDNEYLAKLAIYARERALMKDMPAALLVLLSKRDPQLMHRAFDRVVDNGRVLRTVLQMIRSGQFERKSLSASLQRAFQRWLNRASVEKLLSASIGHDPSLRDVLRLARPTPVDNARRALFGWLTDKPVEQWAPATEADLPREVSALTAYRAAQTADEQVAALREFRARWDLLADAARGPAVWKTIARLMGPQALRMNLNTLVRHGVFTGKDGDALVDYVAGRLADADDVRRSRQFPYQFLAAYMAAGGDVPQKIKAALHKAAEIACGNVPELPGPVVVGLDVSGSMQSAVTGHRGRGATSKMRCVDVAALFAAAILRRNPDSVVVPFDDRVHEARLDPQDTILSLAERLARYGGGGTNCALPLAFANHGMRERKFAGCVLVSDQESWIGVGRHGSTAVMAEWNEFVKNQVRLHGRDFDGPRLVCIDLQAYTTTQAPDRTDILNVGGFSDAVFQVVAGFFTADSLRFMTEVESIEL